In Nocardioides sp. zg-1228, a single window of DNA contains:
- a CDS encoding histidine kinase codes for MPGRPGAVLAVLRLAASALEVLAVWFVMTLGLIPGVLGAQQAFLGPDRIAGASLLLAALVLSGLLALATARPLAARSRRRLRTRAPARPRGWLDGPSLAWLATTLTVRSAVTALVLVVTLVSAVAALAPLLVSRGDRVDFGPWRIDDQGPAIVVALIGLGCLTALLVGAPRLAALDSRLAHAVLLGREERLEQDLAAATTSRARILDAFDLERRRIERDLHDGVQPELLRVSMTLGLALAVIPEDDSARPLVAQAQRESLSVLETLRRFVRGIHPQVLDDHGLTAALGELASGAPMPVTIDDRLGGRLPPHLEASLYFATAELLSNVTKHADAGRVGISVVRQDGSVVITVSDDGRGGADPTGAGLTGVSDRLAAIDARLELHSPGGGPTRARITAPIGDRP; via the coding sequence ATGCCCGGTCGACCAGGTGCCGTGCTCGCCGTGCTGCGTCTCGCCGCGAGCGCGCTGGAGGTCCTGGCGGTGTGGTTCGTCATGACGCTGGGCCTCATCCCCGGCGTCCTCGGGGCGCAGCAGGCCTTCCTCGGCCCGGATCGCATCGCCGGCGCGTCCCTCCTGCTGGCCGCACTGGTGCTCTCCGGCCTGCTGGCCCTCGCCACGGCCCGTCCCCTGGCCGCACGGTCGCGGCGTCGTCTCCGGACGAGGGCGCCGGCTCGACCGAGGGGTTGGCTGGACGGTCCGTCCCTCGCCTGGCTCGCCACCACGCTCACCGTCAGGTCCGCGGTCACGGCACTCGTCCTCGTCGTCACCCTCGTCTCCGCGGTGGCGGCGCTCGCGCCGTTGCTGGTCTCGCGCGGTGACCGGGTCGACTTCGGCCCCTGGCGGATCGACGACCAGGGCCCGGCGATCGTCGTCGCCCTCATCGGTCTCGGCTGCCTGACCGCACTCCTGGTGGGTGCGCCGCGGCTCGCGGCGCTCGACTCCCGCCTGGCGCACGCCGTGCTCCTCGGCCGCGAGGAGCGGCTGGAGCAGGACCTCGCCGCCGCGACCACGTCCCGGGCCCGGATCCTCGATGCCTTCGACCTCGAGCGCCGACGCATCGAGCGCGACCTCCACGACGGCGTGCAGCCCGAGCTGCTGCGCGTGTCCATGACCCTGGGCCTCGCCCTGGCCGTCATCCCCGAGGACGACTCCGCCCGGCCCCTCGTGGCGCAGGCGCAACGCGAGTCCCTGTCGGTGCTCGAGACCCTGCGCCGCTTCGTGCGCGGCATCCATCCCCAGGTGCTCGACGACCACGGCCTGACCGCTGCCCTGGGAGAGCTCGCGAGCGGGGCACCCATGCCCGTCACCATCGACGACAGGCTCGGCGGGCGCCTGCCCCCGCACCTCGAGGCGTCCCTCTACTTCGCCACCGCCGAGCTCCTCAGCAACGTCACGAAGCACGCCGACGCCGGCCGCGTCGGGATCAGCGTCGTCAGGCAGGACGGCAGCGTGGTGATCACCGTCTCCGACGACGGCCGCGGGGGCGCCGACCCGACCGGCGCGGGACTCACCGGGGTCAGCGACAGGCTGGCGGCCATCGACGCCCGCCTCGAGCTCCACTCCCCCGGCGGCGGTCCGACCCGCGCGAGGATCACCGCACCGATCGGGGACCGGCCATGA
- a CDS encoding response regulator transcription factor, with product MRVVLAEDNALLREGLKAILSMGELDVVDTVADADALTASAERHRPDILITDVRMPPHLGADGLRAATRLRERRPDLPVIVLSQYVERSYVTDLLDSASGAGFGYLLKDRVTQVAEFLATIHRVHAGGTALDPLVVTQLLRTTTHPLTRLTPREREVLALLAEGLSNQAIASRLFVSEFAVVKHVGNILMKLDLPPDDDHNRRVMAVLAYLQGPGS from the coding sequence CTGCGCGTCGTGCTCGCCGAGGACAACGCCCTGCTCCGCGAAGGGCTCAAGGCGATCCTGAGCATGGGTGAGCTCGACGTCGTCGACACCGTCGCCGACGCGGACGCGCTCACCGCGTCGGCCGAGCGGCACCGGCCCGACATCCTGATCACCGACGTACGCATGCCGCCGCACCTCGGGGCGGACGGCCTGCGCGCCGCCACCCGGCTCCGCGAACGTCGTCCCGACCTGCCGGTGATCGTGCTGAGCCAGTACGTCGAGCGCAGCTATGTCACCGACCTGCTCGACTCCGCGTCGGGTGCGGGCTTCGGCTACCTGCTGAAGGATCGGGTCACCCAGGTGGCCGAGTTCCTCGCGACCATCCACCGCGTGCACGCGGGCGGCACCGCGCTGGACCCGTTGGTCGTCACCCAGCTGCTCCGGACCACCACCCATCCGCTGACCCGCCTGACCCCGCGGGAGCGCGAGGTCCTCGCCCTCCTCGCCGAGGGGCTCTCCAACCAGGCCATCGCCTCGCGCCTCTTCGTCAGCGAGTTCGCCGTGGTGAAGCACGTCGGCAACATCCTCATGAAGCTCGACCTGCCGCCCGACGACGACCACAACCGTCGCGTGATGGCCGTGCTCGCCTACCTGCAGGGACCGGGCTCCTGA
- a CDS encoding Tad domain-containing protein, producing the protein MGERDEQGQVTLLIIGFASILLMAIVVVIDASAAYLQRQGLDNLADGAALYGADLGSAGIYEQGLDGERLTQQEAAVEAGVRDYLARAGAGAKYPGIRVGVRVDPVGRSVTVRLSAPLDLPLTIPGSPASPLVGASSTAAVTVVPGG; encoded by the coding sequence ATGGGTGAGCGCGACGAGCAGGGCCAGGTCACCCTGCTGATCATCGGCTTCGCGAGCATCCTGCTCATGGCGATCGTGGTGGTCATCGACGCGTCGGCCGCCTACCTCCAGCGCCAGGGCCTCGACAACCTCGCCGACGGCGCCGCCCTCTACGGCGCCGACCTCGGCTCGGCCGGCATCTACGAGCAGGGCCTCGACGGCGAGCGGCTCACCCAGCAGGAGGCCGCGGTCGAGGCCGGGGTCCGCGACTACCTCGCCCGCGCCGGCGCAGGCGCGAAGTACCCCGGCATCCGGGTCGGCGTACGCGTCGACCCCGTCGGGCGCTCGGTGACCGTCCGCCTCAGCGCGCCGCTCGACCTCCCGCTGACGATCCCGGGATCGCCGGCCAGCCCGCTCGTCGGCGCGAGCAGCACCGCTGCCGTGACCGTGGTGCCGGGCGGGTGA
- a CDS encoding TadE/TadG family type IV pilus assembly protein, which translates to MLRGTRPGERGAAVVDFVLVLLVLLPLVIGILQLALVLHVRNTLASAAAEGARHAAVAGSSALAGQAKVHELVDGALSRDFVHTVTVRPALVGGAPGYVAVVEADVGLLGLGHTGVPIRVTGHAVAEVPTP; encoded by the coding sequence GTGCTCCGCGGCACCCGCCCCGGCGAGCGAGGGGCAGCGGTCGTCGACTTCGTCCTCGTCCTGCTGGTCCTGCTGCCGCTGGTCATCGGCATCCTCCAGCTCGCGCTGGTGCTGCACGTCCGCAACACCCTCGCCTCGGCCGCGGCCGAGGGCGCCCGGCACGCCGCGGTCGCCGGGTCGTCCGCACTGGCCGGCCAGGCGAAGGTGCACGAGCTCGTGGACGGCGCGCTCTCGCGCGACTTCGTCCACACCGTCACCGTCCGACCCGCCCTCGTCGGGGGCGCGCCCGGCTACGTGGCCGTCGTCGAGGCCGACGTCGGCCTGCTGGGGCTCGGTCACACCGGGGTCCCGATCCGCGTCACGGGCCATGCCGTGGCGGAGGTGCCGACCCCGTGA
- a CDS encoding type II secretion system F family protein, which produces MSTAVWGAFLGGTAGAGLLLVLTRVAVLRRPLLSVRVLPYLRDVPRLDETAVLRPVVSTPTSAAARIFGPSLRRAADVVERVLGGSASVRRRLQRAGLDRTVQDFRTEQVVWGLVGFAAAAAVVLLRALGGVGGVASGLVFCLLGFAGGVFLRDNRLSTQVKERERQILVEFPTVAELLALSVAAGESPVAALDRVVRRSNGALSDDLAQVLARIRTGEPVGAAFESFARSTGLPIVARFATGITVAMERGTPLADVLHAQAADVREAGRRLLIETAARKEIAMMAPVVFFVLPVTILFAFYPGVLGLRLTTP; this is translated from the coding sequence GTGAGCACCGCGGTGTGGGGCGCGTTCCTCGGCGGCACCGCCGGGGCCGGGCTGTTGCTCGTCCTGACGCGGGTCGCGGTGCTGCGGCGCCCGCTGCTCTCGGTGCGGGTGCTGCCCTACCTGCGCGACGTGCCACGCCTCGACGAGACCGCCGTCCTGCGGCCCGTGGTGTCGACGCCGACCTCGGCGGCCGCGCGGATCTTCGGGCCATCACTGCGCCGGGCGGCCGACGTGGTCGAGCGGGTGCTCGGCGGGAGCGCGTCGGTGCGCCGTCGGCTCCAGCGCGCCGGGCTCGACCGGACCGTCCAGGACTTCCGCACCGAGCAGGTCGTGTGGGGCCTCGTCGGCTTCGCGGCCGCCGCTGCGGTCGTCCTGCTGCGCGCGCTCGGCGGGGTGGGCGGCGTCGCGTCCGGCCTGGTCTTCTGCCTGCTCGGCTTCGCGGGCGGCGTCTTCCTGCGCGACAACCGGCTCAGCACGCAGGTGAAGGAGCGCGAGCGCCAGATCCTCGTCGAGTTCCCCACGGTCGCCGAGCTGCTGGCCCTGTCCGTGGCGGCCGGGGAGAGTCCCGTGGCGGCGCTCGACCGGGTCGTGCGCCGCAGCAACGGTGCCCTGTCTGACGACCTTGCCCAGGTGCTCGCCCGGATCCGCACCGGCGAGCCCGTCGGCGCCGCGTTCGAGTCGTTCGCGCGCTCCACCGGCCTGCCCATCGTGGCCCGGTTCGCGACGGGCATCACCGTGGCGATGGAGCGTGGCACCCCGCTGGCCGACGTGCTGCACGCCCAGGCCGCCGACGTACGCGAGGCGGGCCGGCGCCTGCTCATCGAGACGGCGGCGCGCAAGGAGATCGCGATGATGGCTCCGGTCGTGTTCTTCGTGCTGCCGGTGACCATCCTGTTCGCCTTCTACCCGGGCGTGCTCGGCCTGCGCCTCACCACCCCCTGA
- a CDS encoding type II secretion system F family protein: MGALVGLGVGVGLLLIWSAFVLPRRPRSGAPTSTALGRLLGRAGLSDVTPASVLTLCAVLLAVAFALVQAVSRTPPVAFTFALMAAYLPIAVLRQRATRRLREFAEVWPEAVDNLASAVRAGLSLPDAVAALGTNGPEALRADFSRFALDYQVTGRFLECLDRLKDRLADPVGDRVVEGLRLAREVGGGDLGRLLRNLSGFLRDDARTRSELESRQAWTVNGARLAVSAPWIVLLLMSFQTTAIRQYASPGGVLVLGIGFGVCVLAYAAMMRIGRLPIEKRILS, encoded by the coding sequence ATGGGCGCGCTCGTCGGGCTGGGGGTGGGCGTCGGCCTGCTCCTGATCTGGTCGGCGTTCGTCCTGCCGCGGCGGCCGAGGTCCGGGGCGCCGACCTCGACGGCGCTCGGCCGGCTCCTTGGTCGTGCCGGGCTCTCCGACGTCACCCCGGCGAGCGTCCTGACGCTCTGTGCGGTGCTCCTCGCGGTCGCCTTCGCGCTCGTGCAGGCCGTCTCGCGCACCCCACCGGTCGCGTTCACCTTCGCCCTCATGGCCGCCTACCTGCCCATCGCCGTCCTCCGCCAGCGCGCGACCCGGCGGCTGCGCGAGTTCGCCGAGGTGTGGCCCGAGGCCGTCGACAACCTCGCCAGCGCCGTGCGGGCCGGCCTCTCCCTGCCCGATGCCGTCGCCGCCCTCGGCACCAACGGGCCGGAGGCGCTGCGCGCCGACTTCTCCCGGTTCGCCCTCGACTACCAGGTCACCGGGCGGTTCCTCGAGTGCCTCGACCGCCTCAAGGACAGGCTCGCCGACCCCGTCGGCGACCGGGTGGTCGAGGGCCTGCGGCTTGCCCGCGAGGTCGGCGGCGGAGACCTCGGCCGCCTCCTGCGCAACCTCTCGGGGTTCCTGCGCGACGACGCGCGCACCCGCTCCGAGCTCGAGTCGCGGCAGGCCTGGACCGTCAACGGCGCCCGGCTGGCCGTGTCCGCGCCGTGGATCGTGCTGCTCCTGATGTCGTTCCAGACGACCGCCATCCGGCAGTACGCCTCACCCGGCGGCGTGCTGGTGCTCGGCATCGGCTTCGGCGTGTGCGTGCTCGCCTACGCCGCGATGATGCGGATCGGCCGGCTGCCCATCGAGAAGCGGATCCTGTCGTGA